A genome region from Nocardia sp. NBC_00565 includes the following:
- a CDS encoding glycosyltransferase 87 family protein codes for MSLSTIETTVVPSAPERRTVPAVAFWTIFVLGAVAGGYYVEQALATPAMFTHLMDLSVYQIAGHRVADGVSIYDTPLLGHTRGVWEFVYTPFAALLFVPLIDLHGEPYTWVGMLGNFAMLTASAWAALSMLGYRRDRRLVLLGLPIAGLLLWCEPVRETMAFGQINIFLLLLVLADMALPDSSRWKGVLTGIAAGIKLTPAFFVIYLLVTRRYRAAATATGAFAATVLIGLAAMPKDSLTFWSGAFADPTRVGVPENPSNESLRGMLARTVGVAGNHQLLWLAGAFAIAAICLCLARRLSLTGHELPAVVLCGLTTTAVSPYSWVHHWVWLAPLLIYLADLAFRRRGIAAPLGLLLALAVASGGVFALLGSAFSSTINYPSDKTFGLLIHNAYIWLTLALFTTAAIQSRRLRTQAVEPSRMR; via the coding sequence TTGTCGTTATCGACGATCGAAACGACGGTGGTGCCGTCGGCGCCGGAGCGCCGCACTGTTCCCGCCGTCGCGTTCTGGACGATCTTCGTGCTCGGCGCGGTCGCCGGTGGTTATTACGTCGAGCAGGCCCTCGCCACGCCCGCGATGTTCACGCACCTGATGGATCTCAGCGTCTATCAAATCGCCGGGCACCGGGTGGCCGACGGGGTTTCCATCTACGACACCCCGCTGCTGGGCCACACCCGCGGCGTCTGGGAGTTCGTGTACACGCCGTTCGCCGCGCTGCTGTTCGTGCCGCTGATCGACCTCCACGGTGAGCCGTACACCTGGGTCGGCATGTTGGGGAACTTCGCGATGCTGACCGCGTCGGCCTGGGCGGCGCTGTCGATGCTCGGCTACCGCAGGGACCGGCGGCTGGTGCTGTTGGGTCTGCCGATCGCCGGACTGCTGCTGTGGTGCGAGCCGGTGCGCGAAACCATGGCCTTCGGTCAGATCAATATCTTTCTGCTGCTGTTGGTGCTGGCGGATATGGCGCTGCCCGACTCGTCGCGTTGGAAAGGCGTGCTGACCGGGATCGCGGCCGGAATCAAGCTGACCCCCGCCTTCTTCGTCATCTACCTGCTGGTCACCCGCCGATACCGGGCCGCGGCGACGGCGACCGGCGCGTTCGCCGCGACCGTACTCATCGGCCTCGCCGCCATGCCCAAGGATTCGCTGACCTTCTGGAGCGGCGCGTTCGCGGACCCCACCCGCGTCGGCGTCCCGGAGAATCCGTCCAACGAGTCGCTGCGCGGCATGCTGGCCCGCACCGTCGGCGTCGCCGGCAATCACCAATTGCTCTGGCTGGCAGGCGCATTCGCCATCGCCGCGATCTGCCTGTGCCTCGCGCGACGGTTGTCGCTGACCGGCCACGAACTCCCCGCCGTGGTCCTGTGCGGACTGACCACCACCGCGGTATCCCCGTACAGCTGGGTGCACCACTGGGTCTGGCTCGCCCCGCTCCTGATCTACCTGGCCGACCTGGCATTTCGCCGCCGCGGTATCGCCGCCCCACTCGGCCTCCTACTGGCACTGGCAGTCGCCTCGGGCGGGGTCTTCGCCCTCCTCGGCTCCGCATTCAGCAGCACCATCAACTACCCCTCGGACAAAACGTTCGGTCTACTCATCCACAACGCCTACATCTGGCTGACCCTGGCCCTCTTCACCACCGCCGCCATCCAGTCACGCCGCCTCCGCACACAAGCTGTGGAGCCGTCGAGAATGCGCTGA